The Raphanus sativus cultivar WK10039 chromosome 2, ASM80110v3, whole genome shotgun sequence DNA segment aaatattttatatatgatcaTGTTAATCTCTTTGGGGTGTCGAGTTCATGGTACTCTATCTAAGTCTTTTGTGATTAGGGATCTCTAACTGAAGCTTAGACTAATGATATATCATCTAGAAGAGTTGGcattttttttgctatttaaGGTAATGCATCAAAAACTAACGAAAATATTATTGCGAAAGTagcaaattaataaatatttataattatttcagtgactaaaaaattaatgattcGGTGAAGAATAGACCAATGATCAATAGTATAAAAAATCATTCACAATATAATAGTTTATGGAAACAGAGAAATTCGGAGCAGTGAAAAGAGGTTCTCTTTTTATTGATTGTAAGTTTGTAACAAGTGAACATATTAATATTCGTTATTGAGTAATTTGAATAGGTTAAagaaaaatttaccaaaaaagaaGCGAGGAAAGATGAAAAATGCATGTTACTCTTTGGACTCTCTGAGGCTATACAAGGGAACACTGCGCCACCTACGTGTACTTTTTTTGTATTCCATTCTTTCTACTGTGAATTAAAGATAAAAGAGGACGCAAAATAGTGTTTGTGAATAAGAATTAGATTGATACTATATCGTACTATGGTAAGATTGCTATGATTATATGAAATTGCATGCTTATACTACacaactaggtgttttgcccgcagttgcgggcttaataattttacaaattactaaataaatatattataaattcgagaaacattaaaataaattattttcatgcctttgatatatttaataattaattaaatattaattttatatacaataaagtttattttaataaaaaaaaattattatgtaaacaacttgaaaatattcatatattcataaaaatatatacatggatttatatttattttaaaatattttgatgtaaatattattggatcacataatatataattttgtagataatgatgagaatcaaattaatgaaatttgttttaaatttgtgaataattttatattaacaaatctaatttaattatgtattaagaataatgaaaattttaaacgctataacttttaacgtgagagaaagaaaatcgctttgaatatagtattataaactaaatgttctcttttcagttatataaaattgataatttttcttgattaatctttagttatgtgttgttttatttagtttaatttattattaaaagatagtttcagataacaacacaatatatgtgtttatatcatattttattttttaatatatattaggtttcagataattcttcttattattgttattattatttttaatcattttaattcgtttttattttggagttaatttatatattttattcattaaaggtataaacgatattaaccactctaacttttaacgtgagagctcgaatccaaaattattaaaataaattattttcatgcctttgatatatttaataattaattaaatattaattttatatacaataaagtttattttaataaaaatatttattatgtaaacaacttgaaaatattcataaaactatatacatggatttatatttattttaaaaaaaattttgatgtaaatattattggatcacataatatataattttgtagataatgatgagaatcaaattaatgaaattcgttttaaatttgtgagtaattctatattaacaaatctaatttaattatgtattaagaataatgaaaattttaaacgctataacttttaacgtgagagaaagaaaatcgctttgaatatagtattataaactaaatgttctcttttcagttatataaaactgataatttttcttgattaatctttagttatgtgttattttattttagtttaatttattattaaaagataatttcagataacaacacaatatatatgtgtttatatcatattttatattttaatatatattaggtttcagataattcttcttattattgttattattattttcaatcattttaattcgtttttattttggagttaatttatatattttattcattaagggtataaacgatattaaccactctaacttttaacgtgagagctcgaatccaaaattttacttcgcaaataatagtatagattatgcAAACTACTTACTTTAATTCAGCATTAGGTTTAACggtctattttattttgtcattATATaacgattaaaaaaaaaaaccatgatTGGAAATTTGAATATCAAAAATAGCATATCATAAAAAATATGCAAAATGAGATATGGTAGTATCAGTAAAAAATCTATTCCAAAAAATCTGAAATGAAAGAAAGAGTCTCTTCATTTTTCTGCAGCACTAAACTTGCTAGATGACTTATAAAAGTAGATATAAAATAGGGTTtgtataacatttttattagaaaatatatgtaaaatggTCTactaatttcatttattttgtagCGAAATCGCTAATGAATTTCGCCGTACATAATACAAATATACGTCGAACcagtaattatatatatatatatatatatgaatttggATAGCCCTAATTACCACCCttaatcaaaactttttttggtCAGTGGATCGCGTCCCCTTGCAACCTCTAGGGAGGATCGGTCAGTGTCATATCAAGTCATCACATGTTTGATGTCCGAGCTACTAGACTTCACAACTCATCACAAAATATGTAAAAGTAATCTAAACCTGTATACAATTTGCTATTAAAGGGCTATAGTTTGAGTAAATacggatatatatatatatagttgaatTCATACACGAATGCCATGCTATCCGATGAATATATGGATACACTACAAATACTAGGTTAATAAATTTGAGTTATAGTATACAATGGAGTATTAAATACATGGTTTTGTTATTTGAATTAAACAATATCTGTTTGAAATGTCAATACATCAACTAGGATTCTACAATTCAAGATGTTGCGGTAGACCAAAAACCTTCTGAATTGATCGGCATTTTTGAGATCCAGAAAATTTGAACCACAGTCATTTTGGCCTCTATAAAATCAATGATGTCACATCCTGATAGAACCAGAACCATAgcaatattgtttattttgttattcTGCCATTTTGGGTAATAAATAATAGTAGACTCGTCCGTCTGACCACATGATCGGACCaaataaacccaaaaaaacaaaaattaaaaatggcTATATTAGGATATAACCGATCCAGGTTAGTCTAGTCCGAATGATCTGGAAATAAATTGCTATATAATGGTTAAATTTAACTATTAAGTTTTTGAAattaatgaagaaaataaaaggaaaaaaaagaaagaaagagaaaggaaTGATAAGTGGGAGAGGCCCGAGAAGAAGAGGTTCGCTGTCTGTCCCTTAAACCTGTCGAGAGGTCTCTCGAGCCCAGTGTTTGCCTTCTCCTCTGCGTTGACTCTCTCACATTCTATTTTCTCTTCTTATAGTttgtatctattttattttgtataatgtTTTATGAATAAATAACACACCTAGTGTCGCTTGGGCGGGCGAATCGATGTAAGACAAATAAGAGTTGAGATTGTCGTTTTTTGAAAGAGTTTTGGTTTGAAGTGCAAATATTTTGTTACTCGACTTTTTTTTTGAAGGTGCAAATatgcaaatgtttttttttttttgcaaatatgCAAATGTTGATTGTTAAGGCAACTAAAATGAAAGGAAATGTTTTAACACGTCTTCCTAACATTTTGTggaatatatatacaaaacaatGAGACGACTATCATACATGTATTGGAGTCCAAGAAACCATTACACATTATTATATTCACTAACGAATAAGATAAACGAAGATGAAtaccaacaacaacaatgaaTAGAAGAAAATAAACTGTTTTTTGAAGTGTATTCTCTAGAAGGTCTAATTATGGAATGGCTTGCTTCATGAAAGGAGTACATTTGAGCAAATGGGAACAACaagaatgtaaaaaaaaaaaagttaaactgTATTAGTGTAATGGCTGTCATTTTCTCAGCCTTTAGATGTGGCTTTTTGTTGATAATAACACGGCATATTTGAGTCTTTTAGAGAAATGTCTTCTCTGTTATTGGATATCTATATCAATCATATAATAACCATAtagttaaaaagaatattagatATGCACCAAACCTAAAAGTATATATCCTATTCGCCATTTCCATTTAAAAACTATATCttattttggtatattttttttgttagcttAGAGAatttcagataaaaaaaaaatcaaaacgaCAAGACCACTAAGAATAAGAACATTCAGGTTTAACTCTTCAACTACTAAACCACTGCATATAAGTTGTTCCTATTTGGTAATCCAATTGTTAACATTCGATCggttttaaataaatatgtaaaagatttacatatatacatttttttggtaatcatgttaaattacatatatatatatatacttttttttacatttatacatatatacattttacttgttcaaatattatattttctgtttttcaaAAGCCTTCTTTCTAATTAACTTTCTTATAAATTTCAAATGGCGTGTTTCTGCATTCGCGTTTCACAATTAcgtttaaatgaaaatttatacttttagtaaaaaatagtaatatatagttttatattaaaggagacataaaatttaaatatctaaaaaaagtTACAAAGGTAAACAACCCAAACCGAAAGTACAATCAAGCCCTCGACTATACTTTAAAGATCGGCATGGAGATAAAGTTAAAAGAGCTAGGGATCTTGGCTCACTCAATAACCTAATAGGGCAATGGATGTTGAATTTTGACTATGGTCCATGCGCTGTTAGTGATTGGTCGGTCGGTCCATATAATTATTGTAATGATGtaaattgtgtttttttcttcacttCACACTCTTTATATCCATTTGATCCCAGTTGTGATGCAAATTGGCTACAGAAGATCACTGCATGTTTACCTTCTCCATTGTTCATTTAATGAAATTTTCTGTCCACtggattttaattaaattaagaaaatatacataaTGATAAAACTTAGGCTTCTGCAAGAGTCCCCActctataaaacaaaattaaattcttACTTTATGTAACACGCTGGACCAACTTCTTTCATAGTCCTCACAAGACTAGTTAAACTTTGAAAAGGAGTTGGTTCATACAATCAGAACTTATTGTACCTAAAAATAGAACTATTCCCTGACCTTAGATCCCTAACAGTTTCCTGACAGATGCAAATGCTACATACATATATGCACATGCTTATAAGCAAATGCACGAACACCGCAATTAATAACTGAATCAAGTTCGGGTTCTTCAGATTCTAGAGTCTTAAACTTGTtgcatctccttcttcttcgcATCCACAAGCATAGCAAGTTGTGCACATTTACTTTTAGCTTCTTCTAGTTCCTTTTGTAAGTTCCTTACCTGTTTCATTTATGTCCATGTTAGAAACTAATGTAACAAACATATGTTTACACTACGAGATCTCAAACTTACGGTCTGTTCCATTTCAGTCTCTTTCTTTCCATACTCTTCGCACCTGTTCAAGAAGGAACACATCGAAATTGACTGAGATCCTAAGAGAGATATGAAACTAATTTTTTcactttaaatatatacatacttCATGAAGAGTTGAATGTTCTCTTGGCTTATCTCCTCCACTGACTTGCCACCGAGCTTGTTTCTAGTATCCTGGGAAGATTTGTTTCAGTTTGTTTTCATCAAACTTTGTAATTTgtataataaaactaaatgaAATTCACTTACGGTAACTGCAGGTTGAGGATTAAGCTCCACGGGTTGGAAGTTATTTCTTACACCAGTAGAATTTCTCATATGTGGCGGTGGGGCAGCAACTGTACGGACTGAAGTGGCATTACTAATACTGATTTCGCGTATTATTGGACCACTACCTTGAGAATGCGAAGGAAAAGGATTGAATGTATTGACAGTAGGTGGTTGATCAGGTATCGGTGTCCTTTTCGACTTATCTGCAGGCATTTGAGGAGTCCTGTATCCGAAAACGTGGCAGTGGCTagtcctgttttttttttcagaacaaGCAGTGGAATAGTCAAAACAGAGATATTGCACTTTGTAATATCATAATGGAAAAAAATACGGAGACATGATTGGATTAGGGCTTTGGAGAGGGGAAGAAGAGACCAGTAATCGTAGACAATCTTCTTCAACCTCGCTTCCAACCGCTGGAATAAAGAAGACCTCTCGAAATCCTGCTTATCATGAGCTGGCTCTATGAAGTTTGCTTCAAGAACTCCTGGGGAGCAGATTTTGGTTAATGAGTATCATCTCCAAGTTTTTCACTCAAAACGGAACATATTCAATCGAGActtcaaataaaaatgaatagatTTACCTACAACACCATTGCCTAAAGCTGACCCGTCCATCGTGACCTTCCAGAATGGCTGTAAGGTGCAAGAGAGAGCTCAGCTTATGCAAGTTGTATGAATGCAGGACCCTTAAGTGGAAAATATTATAGCAGACCAATCTATTAATGTTCTATCAAGCATTGCATTCTAGTAACAGTCTAACAGATGATTGGTTTCCTTGAAAAGCGTTGAGTAATAAACTTACTACAGTTGCTTCTAAAGATGATCTAGATCATGGAATTGACAGGTATATAGGAAAACGTACCCGGATAAGACGGTTTTTGTGATAGACATTGAAACCGCAAACTGCAAGGGCGGGAGCCTCCTTAATAAATCCAACTTTGATTTCAGTGGTAGCCTGTAACAAGAAAGCTTAGTAGAGTTTTTTCACCAACCTAAGCCTAACAAATTAGATCAATGTTTGCATATGAGAACACAAACATTATATGCAAAGGAAcaattgcaaaagaaaaaaatctagcCAAAGGTTCATGTAACAAAACCAGAGAAAGAGAACTATATTACTTGTTCAATTGTAGCTATCTGGGGCCTGTACTTTATAATTTCAGGATATCTGAATTCATCAGCAATGTTGAACTGCTTCACTGGGATTCCCCGAagtataattttgaaatttttgaacttTTCCAGATATAACAATGAAGCATAAGCCTGAAGATGAAGAACTAACAAAGTAAGTCTTCGGACATTCTTGGAAATATGATGATACATTATTATatagaaaagaagaagatatgatatTCCGGAAACTACCCTCAGAGAGTAACGTAAGCGGTACGAAATATGAGATCTCCGTTCCAGTTCTTTAGGGTGCACCCGTTTTCCATCATGGACACTTTCATCTCGGAGCCGGATGTCCTACACGCAAATCAAAGGAAATAATTTAAAGTGCCATAAAAGTTGAAGCTTGTCGTCTGTATAGGACCCGATCTAATAAGACACCCCTGAGGCCTGAACAGATATCTCATCGAGTACATATCATTTAAAGGAATACTCTGTGTCACCTCATCGTCGTCGTCAAAACTCAGCTCATAGATTCCTTCATCATTAAGCCACAAGTTGTAGATAATTACTTTTGTCCCATGCGTTCCTATACCATCAAACTGGTGGACGAAAGATGAATGCACACGAATTAATACAACAGATAGCATTACGCGGAATCAGAGTTTTCAGAATCAATGTAGGGTAAAAAAAGCAGAATAGGACACCAATCAAGGAAGAACAGTCATGCAATGTAATATTCCTAAACTAACTTTCAAAAGAAACAACCTGTTGCAAAAGCTCGTCCTTTGTTGAAAACGGAGACCATTTGAGAAGAATGTCAAGGTTGGTAGACCAATCTTCTGAAGATCCATAGATAATTGGTTCTGGTCTCCCCTTGGATATATCAATATCAA contains these protein-coding regions:
- the LOC108841990 gene encoding protein MICRORCHIDIA 2, which produces MSPNAKTVVAADVVHLDSDDEDDVGGGGGGRGRGLSLIENPQIPSTSADATVAPLETLECRSFWKAGESFVTPNAVSQAAPGMLEHARVHPKFLHSNATSHKWAFGAIAELLDNAVDEIQNGATFVKIDKIDIVKNNSPALVFQDDGAGMDPNGIRKCMSLGYSSKKSNTTIGQYGNGFKTSTMRLGADAIVFSRSTRSGKATQSVGLLSYTFLRRTGQDDVIVPMIDIDISKGRPEPIIYGSSEDWSTNLDILLKWSPFSTKDELLQQFDGIGTHGTKVIIYNLWLNDEGIYELSFDDDDEDIRLRDESVHDGKRVHPKELERRSHISYRLRYSLRAYASLLYLEKFKNFKIILRGIPVKQFNIADEFRYPEIIKYRPQIATIEQATTEIKVGFIKEAPALAVCGFNVYHKNRLIRPFWKVTMDGSALGNGVVGVLEANFIEPAHDKQDFERSSLFQRLEARLKKIVYDYWTSHCHVFGYRTPQMPADKSKRTPIPDQPPTVNTFNPFPSHSQGSGPIIREISISNATSVRTVAAPPPHMRNSTGVRNNFQPVELNPQPAVTDTRNKLGGKSVEEISQENIQLFMKCEEYGKKETEMEQTVRNLQKELEEAKSKCAQLAMLVDAKKKEMQQV